A single window of Bacteroidales bacterium DNA harbors:
- a CDS encoding siroheme synthase: MSFLPIALNIQNKNLLIVGGGHAALQKLNNLLPFTNNITVLSPDILPEIREQENIHIIQDAYDISYLQDMFLVYACTDSPEINRKVLEDAETMGVLCNRTDQAEESHFHSSGIVETDDMYVAVNSKRKEVKKTVALKKELQSYLEERDSLLRQKEQQKGKVYLVGFGPGNPDLLT, from the coding sequence ATGAGCTTTTTACCGATTGCCTTAAACATTCAAAACAAAAATTTGCTTATCGTTGGAGGAGGCCATGCCGCCCTTCAAAAGTTAAATAATTTGTTGCCATTTACGAATAACATTACAGTGCTTTCACCGGATATATTGCCGGAGATCCGGGAACAGGAAAACATTCATATCATACAAGACGCCTACGACATCAGTTACTTACAAGACATGTTCCTCGTTTATGCCTGTACCGATTCGCCGGAGATAAACCGGAAGGTACTGGAAGATGCCGAAACGATGGGAGTTCTTTGCAACCGTACCGATCAGGCTGAGGAATCCCACTTCCATTCATCCGGCATCGTGGAAACGGATGACATGTATGTGGCAGTCAATTCCAAGAGAAAGGAGGTGAAGAAAACAGTGGCTCTGAAAAAGGAGTTGCAATCCTATCTTGAAGAACGGGACAGCCTCTTAAGACAAAAGGAGCAGCAAAAAGGGAAGGTTTACCTGGTAGGATTCGGTCCCGGAAATCCTGATCTGCTTACC
- the cobK gene encoding precorrin-6A reductase, giving the protein MIWIIGGTSDAVKIADLLLDRQKSVMVSATTAYGIDYVKSKPVHVVQQKLETSDMQDLIKDYKVECAIDASHPFAENVSRNAMEACRLEGIRYLRFERKSIALKQAQYYENYEQITAHLSQTKGNILLTIGSKNLYRFSVVDVERLTARVLPHPDSLARCTAAGLKLHQIIAVKGPLTQETNKALMIEYGIAHLVTKDTGTEGGLLEKVKAARELGILVHLLQRPRIAYPEVYDDYNELMAEM; this is encoded by the coding sequence ATGATCTGGATTATTGGAGGTACGAGTGATGCGGTTAAAATAGCCGATTTGCTGCTCGATCGGCAGAAAAGTGTAATGGTTTCAGCTACTACAGCTTACGGGATTGACTATGTAAAAAGCAAACCTGTTCATGTGGTTCAACAAAAACTTGAAACATCCGATATGCAAGATCTGATAAAGGATTATAAGGTGGAATGTGCTATTGATGCCAGCCACCCCTTTGCCGAAAACGTTTCGCGAAATGCCATGGAAGCCTGTCGGTTAGAGGGAATCAGATACTTACGTTTTGAGCGAAAAAGTATTGCATTGAAACAGGCTCAATATTATGAGAACTATGAACAAATAACAGCCCATCTGTCACAAACCAAAGGAAATATTCTCCTGACAATAGGTTCAAAAAACCTATACCGCTTTTCGGTTGTGGATGTCGAACGGCTAACGGCTCGTGTGTTGCCTCACCCGGATAGCCTTGCCCGGTGTACTGCTGCAGGACTGAAGCTTCATCAGATAATTGCCGTTAAAGGCCCCCTGACTCAGGAAACAAACAAAGCGCTTATGATCGAATATGGAATAGCCCATCTGGTTACCAAGGATACAGGAACAGAAGGCGGGCTATTGGAAAAAGTTAAAGCAGCCCGTGAGTTGGGAATATTGGTACACTTATTGCAAAGGCCCCGGATTGCATATCCTGAAGTTTATGATGATTATAATGAACTGATGGCTGAAATGTAG
- the cobJ gene encoding precorrin-3B C(17)-methyltransferase produces the protein MGGKIFVVGTGPGDQEYICPMAMEAMERSDVVVGYKTYVDLVRPLVPNKEFISSGMMKEVERCREVFKQAKRGKTVSLISSGDPGIYGMAGIMLELAANDQTDIPVEIVAGVSAASSAASLLGAPLMNDFVVVSLSNLLTPWEVIVKRLHAAAMGDFVISVYNPRSKKRVQHLNMAVDILLEYQKPETPVGVVKNAMREQQEVMITDLAHLKEQHIDMFTTLIIGNSQTKVIKGKMVTIRGYKI, from the coding sequence ATGGGAGGAAAAATATTTGTTGTGGGCACAGGCCCTGGTGATCAGGAGTATATTTGTCCAATGGCTATGGAAGCCATGGAGCGAAGTGACGTTGTTGTGGGTTATAAGACTTATGTAGATTTGGTTCGGCCCCTTGTGCCAAACAAGGAATTCATATCCTCAGGTATGATGAAAGAGGTAGAGCGTTGCCGGGAAGTATTTAAACAGGCTAAGCGGGGCAAAACCGTGAGCCTGATCAGCAGCGGCGATCCGGGAATATATGGTATGGCCGGTATCATGCTGGAACTGGCGGCCAATGATCAAACGGATATTCCCGTAGAAATCGTAGCGGGAGTAAGCGCGGCTTCTTCGGCAGCATCCCTGTTGGGGGCACCCCTCATGAACGATTTTGTAGTGGTGAGCCTTAGTAACCTGCTTACACCCTGGGAAGTTATTGTTAAACGACTGCATGCTGCAGCAATGGGAGATTTTGTAATTAGTGTCTACAACCCCCGAAGCAAAAAGCGCGTTCAGCATCTCAATATGGCTGTGGATATCCTACTGGAATACCAAAAACCGGAAACCCCCGTGGGTGTTGTAAAAAATGCCATGCGGGAGCAGCAGGAAGTCATGATCACTGATCTCGCTCATCTTAAGGAACAGCACATCGATATGTTTACTACATTGATCATCGGCAACTCACAGACGAAAGTTATTAAGGGGAAAATGGTCACTATAAGAGGTTATAAGATATGA